The DNA sequence attaaatctTAACAGTTGAACTTTCCCTATTAGTTTGAAGAAGTCCACAAAGTCTTGTCCATATGAGGGGAGAtttgtgatgtgatgaaattTACGATagaacaaaatatgaaaaagaaaaatcttactTCTACTGTTGTACTTATTGAAACaaaatttttttctccatttcatgaaccaaacaactaatagatgacagaaaacataaactgtagttacaggcaaaataaaattagtccttaaatgtgaatatggtCAAATTATActcaataatattaatattttatatataataaataaaacggTCAAACTATCCATATTGGTTTGGGAATGCAAAGTCTCATCCACATGAGGTGAGATTTGTGATCTGATGAAATTAACGATGGAACaagatatgaaaaagaaaatcatatatCTACTGTTGTAATCTTGTCATATATCTCAGCCCTGTGTAGCATACAACATCTTTCAACAATCGCAGGTTTCAAATAAAGCTGgaacagttcatcgattagtaataaagtcatttttatgaaagaaagtcagcttcttaaatattaatatgttctggttcatttgctcctctgtgacagtaaactgagtatctttggcgtgtggaccaaacaaaaaatcatcttggaaacacgatcgacattttatgaaccaaacaattaatcaatgaattgttagttgcagcccaagtGTTGgatgtttaatattttcactGTACATGGACGCAGCTCTAATTTCCTCTGGTAAACGTCTGGATCCGTGGGAGTTTTCCTGTGATCGGCTATTTTCATGAATCTCTttaaaacttttcttcttctttttttcccgcaaAACAGCTACAAAGCAGAGATGCCTCAGAAACAGAAATCCCATCAGTCCTGGTCGGAGCTGAAACAAGCCGGAAACGAGCGCTTCAAGCGGGGCCAGTACGGAGAGGCCGCCCACCTGTACAGCGACGCCATCAGAGAGCTGGAGAAGTCCAGTGAGTGTCGCTtcgtctttcttttcctctccatcttctcgCCGAGGTCGTGACCTCTAAACCTAACGAGTCTTTACTTTACCGTCAGATAAGAAGAATCCAGAGGATTTGGGCATTTTGTACTCGAACCGCGCAGCGAGCTACCTGAAGGACGGCAACTGTGGGGAGTGTGTGAAGGACTGCAGCATGTGAGTGTTCTTAGTTCTGTGCTTTCAACTTTCAGTCGGTTTGCTTAATTTCTCTGTGTTCTGAACTTGACCTTGAATCCACTCTGCGTCAGGTCTCTGGAGTTGTATCCGTTCAACGTGAAGTCTCTGCTGCGTCGCGCCGCTGCCTACGAGGCTCTGGAGCGCTACCGGCAGGCGTACGTGGACTACAAGACGGCGCTGCAGATCGACTGCAACATCGCGGCCGCTCACGACGGCACCAACAGGTACCCGGTCCGACGCCGCAGACAATCAGAACCGCGGAAAACACCAAACaattagattttgttttaaaaactgacgcactgtgttttctctgaacCGTTCTGTCAGGATGACGAAGGCGCTCACAGAGGCCGACGGCCCCTCGTGGAGAGAGAAGCTTCCTCCGATCCCGACCGTCCCGCTGTCCGTCAGAGAGAAACTGTCCCAGCAGACGACGGCCAACACTCCGACACCGAACCGGGCCGCGCAGCAGAACGGCAGCAGGGAGACGAAAagaaacagtgagagagagattatggATTACACACGTTTTAATTTCTGGTTTCCTGCTCATTTCTCTGTCAGGAGAAGCTCCAGGTTCTGTGAcctaatgaatatatatattttttttcttcttctcctcagctCCTAGCGATAAAGACATGAAGCGAGGCCAGGCCCTGAAGGAAGAAGGCAACGCTCTGGTGAAGAAAGGCGAACACAAGAAGGCCATCGAGAAGTACAGCCAGAGCCTGAAACACAACCCCACCGAGGTCACGACCTTCACCAACCGGTCCGTCCGTCAGCCACAGTTTGACCCGATCAGAATATTCCAAGGAAACTCAGGAGATTCCTGTAATAAAGCcgaaatatgaatattgtgtgtgtgtgcagggcgCTGTGTTACCTGTCGGTGAGGCAGTACAGAGAAGCCGTCAGAGACTGTGACGAGGCTCTGGTGATtgacagcagcaacatcaaGGCGCTCTACAGGAGAGCTCAGGCTCACAAGGAGCTCAAGGTGAGAGCGTCTGTCAGGAgacgccgggggggggggcgcggatTGACAGAATAAAAGAATTCCCCCACCCGATAATTTCAAGCTGCCATTTCCTCGTCACCGCCGACTCAACGCTCGCGACTCTGTACggatttgatttgtgtgaaaGAAGGCgggacttcctgtttcctgtcgaCACTCGGTAGGTTTTAACCACCGAGACCAGATGAGTCTGAATCTTTATTTAAGTCTGATCGACGTCTGCGAGTGTGAACGCAGGCTCATTCATATTTAACAACCCGAGAACATCCTCCCGCTCTGTttgacgtcgggaggatctcgGAGCCGATTGGCTTTTTGTGTGAGGCAAATATATTATGCtggatttcaaatatttaaactcgaGGGATCAAGGCAAAACTTCTCACCATTCGCAAACCAACGCTGtggaatgttccggaaatgttttGTCCTAATGGTATAAATGCGTCTGACTTGGACAAATGAGGTAAAAACTCTGCTTCAATAAGACGTTGTGGGTGTGGTTTGATCGGATTTGATTGACAGTAGCCTGAAACGTTTCTAAAGTCTGATTGGAGCAGAGAAGTTTGAAACTCGGTTTGGATTCACATACGACTCCGTCGCTCACTGTAAAGACGTTCTCAGGATCTTTAACCTGCCataaatatctggacatgtTATTGGAGACATGATAATATCTCAGCCAGAGGATAATAACCGCCGCCCTCTTCCTGCCGTCACAGGCAAACTGAACTGTCTCCTGTAATAAATCCTACAGAACTGTTTATTCCCGTCCCTCGTCGACCTCATTTAGTTTTGAAACTCTTGTTGTCTTTCCCTTCAGGACGTGAAAGCGTCGGTGGACGACCTGAACAACCTGCTCACGGTGGAACCGAACAACGCGGCGgcgctgaagctgctgcaggaagtgCAGAGGAAGAAGTGAGGACGCGTTCAGGGACTCTGCAGACGGCGGTAAGGATCGGTCCCCGAGCGTCCGGCGACGCGACGCGATCCAACCGGCAGAGTACCGCGTGTTTCCCAAAAGCCCCTTCGCCCCGAACACGGGTTCGGTCTCAAGACGCTTCTGGAAAACGCAGCTGTGGGCGGCGGtcgggaagaagaagaagaaggagcgccgccgccgccgccacgttCAGCCTTTTAGGaatgttcttattttttacCTGATTTAGTTGAAAAAGCTGAAATTATTGAAACGCACACACTTACAAGTCAAACTGACAAGAAACCTTCATCGTCATTTATAAAACTAACGTTGAGCAGGTGATCGGCCTCATGTAGAAATATCCGGTTACATTTGTTCTGACACTAATATCAGTATCGGAATGTCGTTAAAAATTAATCATTcttgtcagaaaatagtgacaAAGTCTTTCTGGATTCCAGCTGGGACAATCAGTCCAAATCAATAAGACGTTCATCTTATTgcatgacataaaaaaaaacaacaagtgcaAATATAGTCAAAGTATTATCCACTGTCATGTCGGAGGTAAATTGTGAAACTGTTGAATCCAAATGTTGATGTTCTTAACTTATTCTCAAACATCTGGTTTTCTGAGAACATGGATTCATATTGGTGTTCACGCTGCGATCGTGTCCCGTCGTCCAACACTCGTATGATCACGTCAGAGAAAATCCTTTATTTGACAACGTGAAtataaaagtgaaaacatgaaattaatgCAAGTGCTAAGTTCAGATTTATAAACGAATTCCATTTGTGATCCGGactctgaatatatatatattcatatgacTTGAACGCAGCGTCGGTCACCAAACGAAATGTTCTTCAACAGTTTTATCTTC is a window from the Scophthalmus maximus strain ysfricsl-2021 chromosome 6, ASM2237912v1, whole genome shotgun sequence genome containing:
- the tomm34 gene encoding mitochondrial import receptor subunit TOM34, producing the protein MPQKQKSHQSWSELKQAGNERFKRGQYGEAAHLYSDAIRELEKSNKKNPEDLGILYSNRAASYLKDGNCGECVKDCSMSLELYPFNVKSLLRRAAAYEALERYRQAYVDYKTALQIDCNIAAAHDGTNRMTKALTEADGPSWREKLPPIPTVPLSVREKLSQQTTANTPTPNRAAQQNGSRETKRNTPSDKDMKRGQALKEEGNALVKKGEHKKAIEKYSQSLKHNPTEVTTFTNRALCYLSVRQYREAVRDCDEALVIDSSNIKALYRRAQAHKELKDVKASVDDLNNLLTVEPNNAAALKLLQEVQRKK